A region of Culicoides brevitarsis isolate CSIRO-B50_1 chromosome 1, AGI_CSIRO_Cbre_v1, whole genome shotgun sequence DNA encodes the following proteins:
- the LOC134836686 gene encoding tyrosine-protein kinase receptor — MSPKIGIFVLLSAVLVHTVHSQRPIVNSSTLAPASPSTPHHQQPHSIEYRNEMRRPPSPPKLGNNTEPMNRRIGGNKFSELRDFNSKYTKDNRFGRNASVHAANGLIKSGLPVNGKGRGQNSMDIIKNLIKYNPIQGDNVPNLPSDPQRTKYNPFDYVKNATWQYNNYHPQTDPTEWDLMLGVTCDFESPCKWKYDQTIEDGFTVVSGINLTESNRTGMKPGPKVDGQNNALGHFLHLGITQDTPQLSLTSPVFSTTRDECYLEVLLHESEMSYGSVKIVIVPQDTPQSSWVPAEIAGDNLNRWQLHTFKIGRVSKDFQIELEVFPNGRNWTNKQTRGHISIDNLRLVRCFPEGAHTGKCSPQQVHCTAKNVPVCIRSDRICDIDVDCDQHEDELQNCDKMPFGSRCDFEQNWCGWQNTGKAMMEWSRHSGPTPTDKTGPNFDHTFEHNDTYEGHFLYVNMNQHANDSEKKSNMGFASNAVINSQIFNPPPRVHANATSPYRNSCMVRFYVHQFGPNPGSINLSIVEMKDKENITTTLWWSTKNIGESWKRAEQLLPNVTSRYYFQFEARMGMRIFSDVAIDDFSLSPECFGLNIPEEHLNDYNYWDPHFDKYKEPHKDFEETKYYELGTCGAKGRYGPTPNDCTKSYNGTDVKVAVSTKAPFNGTQKWIVPNEGYYTIIVKGAGGGLGSAGVGSSRGASVMSVMELHKNEEINVLVGQSGEHACIKTMGQRDEVCEERHQAQNKNIKSKVSQVREMHIEDGAGGGGGASYVFLFNSARKPVPLLVAAGGGGLGIGRFNDDFQHGREEEVEDEHRTGSIISMDDKAAGPGGGWQDGDEPLLNTTGLSLLSGAIGGLACYQRGYHGFGGFGGGGGGCSKGGGGGGYSGGDTMFNSSNGQGGTSYLSSSRKHHTWFNIESAANSGDGSVTIIPAIEGCGCDYRCVALDEYRANVTCICPPGWQISPYNQTSCEIIETLHDPASMTYYITGLIVVAVFLVIALGALIFILYNRYQRKKQAELRHKMLLEQDLQLSRLRNTPDSITSPSVNIDYGCDGILNNGNVEVQSLPQVARESLKLVKALGQGAFGEVYQGLYRHRDGDAVEMPVAVKTLPEMSTGQSESDFLMEAAIMAKFNHPNIVHLIGVCFDRHPRFIVLELLAGGDLKNFLREGRNKPERPSPLTMKDLVFCALDVAKGCRYLESKRFIHRDIAARNCLLSSKGPGRVVKIADFGMARDIYRSDYYRKGGKAMLPIKWMPPEAFLDGIFTSKTDVWSFGVLLWEVFSLGLMPYTGLPNRDVMQLVMGGGRLDAPLGCSPTIYRIMADCWNPTAELRPSFSNLLERLTACSQDAEIMNAPLPSFFRPQSNERDTTIMRPPGHDDFCLPVHNSDYLIPISAPKSAVERLLTEATGVTLPDTMTTMSAPLNTKSWETSFSMANGKPLGSDKMLQKESSTEKLISLDTPQQTPTSVQPPPMNFTPLSALNNNDADPSSIQAQQQQQQPITLDPAMLNKQTAANAVNGGAPYTNVKMMNANNLSELQDKLCSNNTANNKQTPFTIQGFNDRYNIAPNENHSEISC, encoded by the exons ATGTCGCccaaaattggaattttcgtATTATTGTCCGCGGTGTTGGTGCATACCGTGCACTCGCAACGTCCCATTGTGAATTCGTCGACGCTGGCACCGGCATCGCCCTCAACGCCGCACCACCAACAACCGCACAGCATCGAGTATCGCAATGAGATGCGACGTCCTCCATCTCCGCCGAAGCTCGGCAACAACACGGAACCCATGAATCGACGCATTGGCGGCAACAAGTTCTCCGAGCTGCGAGACTTTAACTCAAAATACACGAAAGATAATCGTTTTGGGAGAAATGCGTCGGTGCATGCCGCAAACGGGCTGATAAAAAGTGGCTTGCCCGTCAATGGAAAGGGTCGCGGGCAAAATTCCATGGACATTATCAAGAATTTGATCAAGTATAATCCCATTCAGGGCGATAATGTGCCCAATTTGCCATCCGATCCGCAACGCACCAAATATAATCCGTTCGATTATGTGAAAAATGCGACATGGCAG TACAACAACTACCACCCGCAAACCGACCCAACCGAATGGGATCTAATGTTGGGTGTCACATGCGATTTCGAGTCGCCATGCAAATGGAAATACGATCAAACAATCGAAGATGGCTTCACAGTCGTATCTGGCATCAATTTAACCGAATCCAATCGCACCGGCATGAAACCCGGTCCCAAAGTGGATGGACAAAACAACGCTCTCGGTCACTTTTTGCATCTCGGCATCACTCAAGACACTCCCCAACTGAGTCTAACATCTCCCGTTTTCAGTACGACGCGAGACGAGTGCTACCTCGAGGTGTTGCTGCACGAAAGCGAAATGAGTTACGGCAGCGTAAAAATCGTAATTGTACCGCAAGACACGCCGCAAAGTAGTTGGGTGCCCGCCGAAATTGCCGGCGACAATTTAAACCGATGGCAGTTGCATACCTTCAAAATTGGTCGCGTCTCGAAGGATTTCCAGATTGAGTTGGAAGTCTTCCCGAACGGCAGAAATTggacaaataaacaaacgcGAGGTCACATCAGCATCGACAATTTGCGTCTCGTGCGATGTTTCCCCGAAGGCGCTCACACCGGCAAATGCAGTCCGCAACAAGTGCATTGCACGGCGAAAAATGTGCCAGTTTGCATTCGCTCGGATCGCATTTGCGACATTGACGTGGATTGCGATCAGCACGAAGACGAGTTGCAAAATTGTGACAAAATGCCGTTTGGAAGTCGTTGCgattttgagcaaaattgGTGCGGATGGCAAAATACGGGCAAAGCGATGATGGAATGGAGTCGACATTCGGGTCCGACACCCACAGACAAAACGGGTCCCAATTTCGATCACACTTTTGAGCATAACGACACGTACGAAGGACACTTTTTGTATGTCAACATGAATCAACATGCGAACGACTCGGAGAAAAAGAGCAATATGGGATTTGCGAGCAACGCAGTCATAAAttcgcaaatttttaatccgcCGCCGCGCGTACATGCGAACGCCACATCGCCGTATCGCAATTCGTGCATGGTGCGTTTTTATGTGCATCAATTTGGACCGAATCCGGGAAGCATCAACTTGTCCATTGTCGAGATGAAGGACAAGGAAAACATTACGACAACGCTTTGGTggagcacaaaaaatattggggAATCGTGGAAACGTGCTGAACAATTATTACCGAACGTAACGTCGAGATATTACTTTCAGTTTGAAGCGAGAATGGGAATGAGAATTTTCTCGGATGTCGCAATTGACGATTTTTCACTCAGTCCAGAATGTTTCGGCCTAAATATACCGGAAGAACACCTGAATGACTATAATTATTGGGATCCGCACTTTGACAAGTATAAAGAACCGCACAAAGATTTCGAGGAaacaaaat ATTATGAGTTGGGAACGTGCGGAGCAAAAGGAAGATACGGTCCGACACCCAATGATTGCACCAAATCCTACAACGGGACAGATGTTAAAGTTGCTGTTTCAACAAAAGCTCCCTTCAACGGTACCCAAAAGTGGATTGTGCCGAATGAGGGATATTACAC AATCATCGTTAAAGGAGCAGGAGGAGGCTTGGGATCTGCTGGCGTGGGATCTTCTCGCGGCGCTTCCGTCATGTCTGTTATGgaacttcataaaaatgaagaaattaatgTTCTCGTTGGGCAAAGTGGTGAACATGCTTGtataaag aCAATGGGTCAACGAGATGAAGTTTGTGAAGAAAGACATCAagctcaaaataaaaacatcaagTCGAAGGTCTCTCAGGTACGAGAGATGCATATTGAAGACGGCGCTGGAGGAGGCGGAGGTGCTTCTTACGTCTTTTTG TTCAATAGCGCTAGAAAGCCTGTGCCGTTACTTGTTGCTGCAGGCGGCGGTGGCTTAGGCATCGGGCGTTTCAATGACGACTTCCAGCATGGTCGAGAAGAAGAAGTTGAAGACGAGCATCGTACCGGAAGCATCATCTCAATGGATGACAAAGCTGCAGGCCCTGGCGGCGGATGGCAAGACGGTGACGAACCATTGCTCAATACAACAGGATTATCTTTACTCTCGGGCGCCATTGGAGGATTGGCATGTTATCAACGTGGTTATCATGGATTTGGCGGCTTCGGAGGAGGCGGCGGAGGATGCagcaaa ggcggcggcggcggaggTTATTCCGGCGGAGATACAATGTTCAACTCGTCAAACGGGCAAGGAGGAACTTCTTACTTGTCGTCGAGCAGAAAACATCACACATGGTTCAATATCGAATCAGCTGCCAATAGCGGGGACGGTTCAGTCACGATAATTCCCGCTATCGAGGGATGCGGTTGTGATTACCGATGCGTAGCTTTAGACGAATACCGAGCCAATGTAACATGTATCTGCCCCCCAGGATGGCAAATTAGTCCATATAATCAAACGTCATgtgaaa TTATTGAAACCTTACATGATCCTGCTTCCATGACATACTACATAACTGGTTTAATTGTTGTCGCAGTATTTTTGGTAATAGCACTTGGAGCTTTAATCTTTATATTAT ATAACCGATATCAACGTAAAAAACAAGCAGAACTACGACACAAAATGCTTTTGGAGCAAGACTTGCAACTAAGTCGTCTCCGAAACACTCCAGATAGCATAACTTCCCCGTCAGTCAATATCGACTACGGTTGCGACGGCATCCTGAACAATGGAAATGTGGAAGTTCAAAGCTTGCCACAAGTTGCGAGAGAAAGTCTCAAATTAGTAAA agccCTTGGTCAAGGCGCATTCGGCGAAGTGTATCAGGGATTGTATCGTCATCGGGATGGCGATGCTGTGGAAATGCCCGTTGCAGTGAAAACCCTTCCAGAAATGTCAACGGGACAGTCAGAGTCTGACTTCCTCATGGAAGCTGCCATTATGGCAAAATTCAACCATCCTAACATTGTCCATTTGATTGGTGTCTGTTTTGATAGGCACCCGCGCTTTATTGTGTTGGAATTGCTCGCCGGCGGcgatttgaaaaactttttgcgTGAAGGAAGGAACAAAcct gaACGCCCATCACCTTTGACAATGAAAGATTTGGTATTTTGTGCACTTGATGTTGCCAAAGGTTGTCGGTATTTGGAGAGTAAACGCTTTATTCATCGCGATATTGCCGCGAGAAATTGCCTGCTGAGCAGTAAAGGTCCCGGAAGGGTCGTCAAAATCGCGGATTTCGGTATGGCGCGTGACATTTATCGTTCCGACTATTATCGCAAAGGCGGCAAAGCGATGCTTCCGATCAAATGGATGCCCCCGGAGGCATTCTTAGATGGCATTTTCACATCAAAAACCGATGTGTGGTCCTTCGGTGTCTTGCTGTGGGAAGTTTTCAGTTTAGGCCTAATGCCGTACACGGGATTGCCGAATCGCGATGTGATGCAACTCGTGATGGGCGGCGGACGTCTCGATGCTCCCTTGGGTTGTTCTCCAACCATTTACCGCATCATGGCAGATTGTTGGAATCCAACGGCTGAGCTGAGACCCTCATTTTCGAATTTACTTGAACGCCTGACGGCATGTTCGCAAGATGCGGAAATTATGAATGCGCCGCTCCCGAGTTTCTTCAGACCGCAGTCCAATGAACGCGATACCACGATAATGAGACCGCCGGGACACGACGATTTTTGTCTGCCAGTGCACAATTCAGACTACCTGATTCCGATTTCGGCACCCAAGAGCGCAGTTGAACGTCTATTAACTGAAGCCACGGGTGTCACGTTGCCCGAtacgatgacgacgatgagTGCTCCGCTCAACACAAAATCGTGGGAAACGTCGTTCTCGATGGCGAATGGAAAACCCCTCGGCAGCGATAAGATGCTGCAAAAGGAATCAtcg acCGAGAAGCTAATAAGCTTAGACACGCCACAACAAACACCAACATCCGTTCAACCGCCACCAATGAATTTCACGCCTTTATCAGCTTTAAATAACAATGATGCAGATCCGTCATCAATTCAagcgcaacaacaacaacaacaaccgatTACGCTGGATCCCGCAATGTTGAACAAACAGACGGCAGCGAATGCAGTGAATGGCGGCGCACCGTACACCAACGTAAAGATGATGAATGCCAATAATCTGTCCGAGTTACAAGACAAACTTTGCTCAAACAATACAGCAAACAATAAGCAAACACCGTTTACCATCCAAGGTTTCAACGATAGATACAATATTGCTCCAAACGAAAATCATTCAGAGATAAGTTGTTAA